cgtagcaggtgactttaatgctcagataggtagcttaaaccaaacagaaagacatttaggtggatatttcaGCATTCagacacagcgaacagataatggtgaccgtctgatgcaactgtgctcagacaagcGCTTAtgtttagcaaacacaaattttaaacataaggagagacatcgtctaacatggcgaccccctacaccaaaccaacgatggactcaaatagaccatattgccatcagtcatcgttggagagggtcggtagaagattgtcgctcattctggagtacctgcttggactccgaccacgccctaatacgggcacgcaaccacttgcgcctcactggacgcaaaaaagccacaccaaaaagacccattagaactgaattgagtagcgagaaaaccaaaagtaggttccaggaacaactgaggtcgcgcgccatttgttccttcaagatactgaagcccatgtgcaccattggtttgaaatcagggttttccaacccccctaggtggactctcagTGTCCACCAACCTAGTTaaaacgccggacattcgccCTTTCAaattcgtgaacaacacccctgccacgagaaggcaataagcaggacttccctagcagaggctatatacgcgtggccatgtgagagcatttcgagagggagagcggactctccactctcagccgtaccagggcatttgggggcagtacAACTAAACATTTCTGACTGACTTTGATGACCATAACTCGATAAAAACACCTTTTCAGTATGTATTTACTTTGTACATAAAATATTAGGTGATGATAACATATTTAAATACAATTTGCACATACGTCATACAAATGACTTCTGATGGGCTAAATATTGCTATCTTAACTTTTAGGGCAACTGAGTTGTATGACATTTTTCACTGGTGGAAAAGATGAGTGCTTATCAGAAACTCAGTATTATTAGATGTTCCAGTCTGATTATAATTAGTAGTCCGATTTTCAAGCAACGGATATTTGAGACATAGCTAGTCCAAGTTAAGCACAGACTGGGTAGAAAACTCCGCGATAAATACTGATTCGGTACACTTAAAGTTTGAAAATATTGATTGCACAAGATCAACAGCCCTCTTTCTATTTGTAATCTTCCCTATAATTCGGACACTGATATGTTAAGCATAATGCTGCAATGTTACGTACAGTTTCCAGTATTTAGGGACAAAAATAGACTTCATAACACTTGAGTAGGAGTGTCGCTAACGAGCAAATAGAATCCGACATAGTGTATTATCTTAAGCGATACTAATGGGATAATTGACAGTTACACACAGCATTCGAAGCAAAGCAAAAAGGATTGGCCTTTGAGTGGAAAAGAAATATAAACCTTTGTTAGTACCCCGAGGTTTGAATTTTAACTTATAAGTAATTTGCCAAAATAGGTCTTCAAAACCATTattcaagaaaataaaaataccaAAATACTAGAAAAGACGTAACAAGAGAGCAACTAACCGGTAAGTTCTAAGGTCATTACTTTCACAAACTGTAACAGGTGAATTTCTAATAACTGAACTTTCGTCCAACTCTTCATGGTTCGTTGTAAGTGAGTGGGAACGTGAGGAGGCAGATACTGAGTCAtcattagaaatatcattattagtggGGCATAGATATGGATCGAAGCGCACCATGCTAACCCAAGATTTGTGGCCCTGACAGCGACAAATAACAGCTCTGTCTAGAACTGACCAAATCGTTACTAGGTCATCTTGTCCCCCAGTGACAATAAATAAACTATCTGGAGACCAGTCTACACAAAGTAAACCACCAAAGTATGAACGCATGAACCCCTATAACAGAGAAAAACACCCAAAACAACCAATATTCTAAACAGCCAATTTCAACATAATGCTGTGAATTATAAGACTAAGAAAAAACTGGTAAATTTAATACACTGAAATCCTGTTACattgtttcatatttaaaaCCTCATAGTATTTGAAAATGAGTATATGCACTGCGACTGATCAGAACAAACATGCAACTGGTGAGTTTACTAGTTACTTACAAGTCCCTTCAAGTTTGGTGACGAAAGGCACGATAATCTATTAGATGTATGTGGTACGAATCTCGAGAGATATAATGAGCAATGTTTAAAAACTAGATCCGGTTATTAGTACCAGTTTTCACACAGTTCAACAGGTAGGAATAGTTACCCAAACGACTCAAACAAGCACTAAATAGTTCTCATTTCGGTAAGGTAAATTCAACTGATTTAAATACATTTACATCCAAAGATTTAACAACTAATTTCCATTTAGCGTGTTACACCTTCCACTTGGAGGTTTTACCACACAGGACAAGCAGTTAAAGTACTACTAGCTCAATACATGTAGATTTTCAGTATCTATTAAAAAGGCCGAATTCCACGACTTTGCAATAAAACATACTCAATTACTGCTGAATTGTCACTTTACAAGATACAGAAAATTTCTCGTCATATGAGCTTAACGTATCTATGCTGTTTTCGATGATACTATAAGCGCTCGTACGTCTATCAAGTTAGATAACGCAGAGGTAAGCCAAAATCACTACTAAGAACATTGCATTCCATTTATTATATTCTTCAGTAGATGCTTGATACAGTCAGAAGACTTTCCTGACCACAAACGATCAACTGTGACTAGTCTCACGAATTAAACTACAGTGTTCTATAGTGATAGGATTACCTTTGACGGGATAAACACTAATCATAATTTCGACCATAAATAAACGTCCTGATGGGTGAGTAGAAAGAATGAATTTGTTTGATTGTGACCCACAAATTCACATGACCTCTTGTGTAAGGATAAATGTTTGAATTTTTGAGAtactttttattaaattatttgctCATATCCATACTGTCACTGAGTCAAATAAACTGGGTGCTATAGAGATATATACTGTAAACTGAGCATAACCCCAATCAAAACCAGGATATTCTTACTCTAGTATGGGTGCAGTTCTGTAAGACAAAGATAGAACACCTTTCTCAACGCTTTGAAAGACTGTGAATCTCTGATGAGTTTTTTAATATGAATGTGGGATGATGTGATAAAACAAGTACAAAACAATACCTAGACTGTAAGAGTTCATcaaatttactttattttttaaagCCACATCGCTCTTCATGGTTTGGTTGTCTTTTACTGAAGCCGATTTTCCACCTTATATAGAATATAATTGGTCTTAAAACATCACTTTACGTCCTTATTTGGATCTACAACCAAATATTGGACGAAAACTAATGCACAAAACATAGCCTAGAAGTATTTGTTCCATCCTGTCTCAATACATTTGTAAATCCCAATAGTGAATTATCACATTTCAAAGATGAGAAAGAAATGCGCTTTTAgttgtttaaatatattaaataatgaggcAACATGCAGTAAAAACTCACGTATAGCTCCATCTCATGATACTCCATCACCCTCATGTAACCATCTTCTGTAATGATGGCAAGGAAACGGCCACAAGGAGAAAATGCAAATTGATTGATGGaaacattattatcatcaaacaATGAGCTAATAGCTGATGAGTCGCAACTTAACGAATCGGTCTGCGTCTCACATATTTTGTTGGCAACGAATCCATTAACGTGGTCAGAAGTTTTCGACGGTGGTTTCGTGTTATCCAACTTTGATGTGTTAGGACTTCCCAAAGACCATCGATACAATGGGTTTCTTGTAGATTTCGTCTTACAGGTATGTACTGAAAACCCAATACCTTGTTTAAATAGGTTATATGTTGGAGCTGACAGCTGTGCAAGTGTTTCATCGTACAAATACATACACCCACTGGAATGACTGACTAAGAACTGGTGAGGTGAATGAGGAACCCAGCCGACACAAGTTACGGGAGTTTCATCGACAGACTTCTATGAAAGCATGAAATGTAGAAAACACACATACCCCTTCATTGAAAACTTTGTTTGGGTCTTCTTTGAGAGGATCAATCAACTTTATTTCACCATTGGCCAATCCAATCAATAACTGAGAGTCTCTTACTTTGTCTGTGGCACGTCTAAAGCAATGTGATGTTAAAGGTGCTCTGAATCTAATATGGGCTGGAGAACCACCACAGAATCTGCGCTCGTTCGAAGAATGCGCGTGATCCCGTGTATATATGCGTATTTCATTTCCTACGTTAATGCAAAATATGCTGCCTAACAGAAGTTACAACCAGTAATTTTAAAAAGATCAACGAACCATCGATACTTGTGTCTGTTTGAAAATGAGGAGTCTCATTTTTGCAGTAGTATTCAAGAAAAGATAAGCGGATGGCAGCGTTACCGACGCCAAATTGATTCATTTGTATCTGCTTCTCCAGCACACATGGTTCGGACGTAAAAGATTGATATCGACCTTCTATTGCATCGAAAGAATGTGACATAGGCGGAGATAGACACAGGTTGATATACTACGACACGACACACCATATGAAAAAACCACGACAATCTCTTGCACCCATAGAATACTTCCAGCAATCCGCCAACCTATTCCATGTGACCTAGAGTTAGTCTGTCTTGTAACAACTTTAAACAGTGTGGTTTTGTTTCATTTCAGAGACTTTTAATTAACTAGTAAGGTTGGAATATTTTAGTGAGCTTACATGCTTCTAAGAAATTCGACCTTTCGAAATAATGTAACTTTTGTGCCCAGTGTTGATTCAGATCCAGaattgtgtagtaaggacagaaggcctacggcctatgttgtTCCTTTTGTAGTATGCTTCTCTGAGTgtctagtcttctcttgaatgagtcgattgaaggtgcggacactaCTACTTTGGGTAATAGGCTTCAAGAATTAATTATTCGGTGTGAAAACccgtatgccacgggtattttgtttgttattggcttttctactcgactgctatgtcctctgagatatCCCGATCTAGTGAAAAGAAGAAGAGGGGATAGATCAGGTCCAACATTTTTTCTAAGTATCCTATATGCATCAAAATCAGATCACATCTTAGTCTGTGACAGCACAGAGTAAGAGGTCCAGCTTTCCAAGCTGCTCTTTGTATGGCAAACATCGGAGTTCTGGAACTGCACGgatagctgccctctgtacttttccaaggatatccgagtcaccttttaaacaggtgCTTACAGTCTGAACGCAGTTTTCAAGCTTAGTCCCCACTAAGATTGTGTATACTATAGTGAACATTGTAGTATCTAACGTGGTGAAGGTTCAGCTTAAAGCCCATAGGGTTCCAAACCCCTTACCTGCAATCTCCCAACAGTGAACCgtggtcttaagatcatgactcactaTCACCCCAAGATCCTTATGAGATCGGACTACGAGTACAGGCACTTCCTCTATGTTGCATCTATTTACCGTTGTATCCCTAAAGTGCATATAGACACACTTTGCCGCGTTGATAGGCGTTAACCACTCTTTAATCCGGCTAATCACaatatttaagtctgcctgaagtaCGCATGCATCTGTGTCTCCCATTATTTCTCGtcagatttttacatcgtcagcgtataacaGCATTAGGAACTTGACTATACTAAACTATACAATACATGTAGTATAAAAGGTAAAGGAACTAAGACAGAACCTTGAGGTACTCCACTtagtactggtctccaggtgGAACACTTTCTGTCTAAGACCTACTAGAGAATCCTTATACCATTTAAGGAGAGGTCCGGCAACGCCTATATTTTCGAGTTTCAATAGCAGTTCATTTGTTAGCAGCTTGTCAAATGCTATGCTGAAGTCTATATAGACAACACCCACTGATTTTATATTGTCTAGCGCTTTTGTCCGTTGTTTccttgctataaggaggttaGTCATGCAAAGTCAACCTTTTCTGAAACCATGTTATTCgctgtttaacaagttgttggTTTTCCACCTATGTAATTATGGTCCTTAtgactattctttccagtaCATTACCTACGACACTGGTGAGGCTAATAGTTCTGTAGTTCGATAGAAGTTGCCTCGGTCCTGTTTTATGAATAGGAGTGACGACTGTATCTTTCCAGTCTGTAGGTAACACgacttggtcaagtgacatattgaatatcgcAGTTAGTGGGGTCCTTAGCGTATCGAGAATGAGTGTGCAAGTCACTGTGCGTAGGAAAAATTGAAAAGCACAAAAACGAGGAGGGAAATGGGTAGATGGTTCGGTAATATCACAATGAGCACTTAACTTTATTAGAGAAGAAAACCGACAGTGATCACCAGTAACGTAAGTCGTGTGTGAATGTGTTAGGTACGGTATTTCACCAAAATccatatttgtaattttataatatcgattaacttatcgtttaagtgtttaaatagcagtcaattggcgaacttatcgattaaatatttgaatgcctgtcgattgatgaactcaatgagtaatgtttaaaaacattttactaggacattatcgattatatatatattcgtatatatacgtgtagatcaccaacgtagatgatctatgtcgaaatgattggaggcctactcgagttagacgtgaatagtgtgacgaaccaactaacgtcgaagtcacacctcgtggtcagcaccttacgtggactacccccattgacgtaacaaggtactatagatgctttgaagactgtaaaacacaaaggacgttattacagaaatatattagttaaagtagatacaagcgaaagtaagaccactgccgcatgggccagtccatggcgtatgattaactaatgcgcgttgcttgtacatgaccttggcaggagcgatgatctgttcgacattcagtgatccaactgccagatgatttggctagggctcggtgacatttcactggccctacaatactcccccaccagattcaacggccgtttgaatcggtaccaaacatgttgggagcagtcgcgcgccggagagtgccaagcgaatattataaatcctccaggtattgcttatctgtaaaacaaatggaaaggaggcggcagaactggtcgggaaacagcgagtcgtaatatgttagtaggacgttgcttaaatgtaaattgattaaccatagaaataatgaaaagaacaaaacgttttaatgttgcatcaagtcgcgctgaaatatatagccttgataagtaattcagttcctccgatgacaaacgttaagtctgccgcaagagtaatgatgctatagcgatagtaggataagtgtattatcaatcgatatccatatttgtactgtcattagtttaaagttgtaagtcggacagtgtcgttgacagctattaattagtgccgaattctagttatatctatatctaacagactaaccgtaagtacagaagtataacagtgaagagtggtcgtgatttcgttgtgcgaagctgttgaccaacttgtagtcacagtttgaaaagtcgatgactgctgttacagtcagtaagggttgaaggctacaaatccatagcaaaggtggcacgatgaagtctctaaaagatgataaacggtgagtgctgcgtgtttgttcggttagtgaacagaaaaatatcgaaaagaacataagaaaacaagagtgtcactctggactcatgtcaatgatacccgtgaaaaacgctgtcagtgttgggctagaggcgacaatatcgttttcagtttgcaggagattcgctcgactgcataaactgatgattcgcgcgaatgatattgtcgtcagaccaccaattgaactggacaggttgtaaatcgtcgagtagttgaacagctgattgatgtaccgaaatcatctgttaaataacagccacgaggaaacaatacttcataaaataaagtacgacatcgaagtagaataaCTACAATAGTTCGGATGTGTTACAAtatcaagtctaaataacatcgttcttacgtatactgacagttgcactgaacgttcgtttaAGCattattagcgtaacagttggatgtgtgaataaaaacatatacgaaaactatggttgggttcgtggagaattttcgaggacgtttagatattttccaaacccgtatcgcatgtaaataaaccgaaaatagaattaaaatgactgtcgtgtaataaggaaatggaGCCATGATTACCCGTGTgaattaatagcaaatacaaagagtataataaacattaattaaaatggtaaccaccaatgtaactaaggtttagagggtccaggtaacgtggccatttcgtaaaaggatgatacaaagagcttattacctggcgttaagtgacatattaagtacgacaacgtgtgcacttgggacatggactaagcgtgctcgtgtacatgcaatatgttttaccacagtatgtcgactaacgagtcataaatgtacatgatttcgactaaaacttgacggcagtgacagaatatatgactagtttacgtgaaagcaactacaaaatgttatcacgcatcataaatatagtacgaaataatctaatgaaattatgaaactcgcctgtgttacccttgcctttaagtaatgaagtaggcagtagtttgaatctgcattatgtacgaggtactgttgattaaatttttcgattaacacagcattGTAGACAGAATTTGTATAAGTCCAGAATTAATTTAAGCCGAATACATAGCATTacctgacgaacagtctaaacgagatctaagatcgcaggaaatttatagttcaaactcaccgtaaatttctagcattcgtatcctctgtttggccatggaactcagcaattggaaattaggcataCGGTggtaaaaaaaagcaaaacattctagtggatagtggttaagcagaaaaatgaatttgtagtcgatagttaatcttgtcttatttataccagtggataagttacaaacagatgtgcgttcgtgttgccttgtggctatactcacgagtggtttatattttaacagacatattacacaggagcatttacatgctgctaatgcttgttaaagaaccatgATAGCCGAttgtaatcgtagttgattggttagttctgtcgattgaactaagtatctaagtttaaatactaatcaacattgacatgaagcaacgaaagttcacagtaacagattaacataggcgatgataaaaatgaaaaagaataagtatagaatgcaaaaataaagatcatagtgatagactgcgttattcgaagtcttgctcaccagtgtagatcaccaacgtagatgatctatgtcgaaatgattggaggcctactcgagttagacgtgaatagtgtgacgaaccaactaacgtcgaagtcacacctcgtggtcagcaccttacgtggactacccccattgacgtaacaaggtactatagatgctttgaagactgtaaaacacaaaggacgttattacagaaatatattagttaaagtagatacaagcgaaagtaagaccactgccgcatggaccagtccatggcgtatgattaaccaatgcgcgttgcttgtacatgaccttggcagtagcgatgatctgttcgacattcagtgatccaactgccagatgatttggctagggctcggtgacatttcactggccctacataCGTTTACAATTGCGTTTCTGGGCTCGCTCGATTTctagctgtttgcagaatatattttccataccaagcttggacttctccttctagatagcggggctgggacgcatcaatagctagattactggtctttggtcactgagtcttgttcTCATTCGCAGagtaagtgaactcgtgaagcttcaaacctaacaatTTGGCGACGGTAGTTTTGGAAAGATGAATCCTTCTAAACTTGAATTATTACTCCAGCAGCAGATGAAACTTATTCAAATGTTAGCAGATGCAAAGCTTACGTCTAATCCTCAACCAAGCAGTTCTAATCCTACTACTACTGCACCATCAGTTGATGGTATTGCTAACAGTATCTCCGAGTTTCATTACGATCCAGAATCCAATGTCACGTTTGATATGTAGTTTCGACGTTACGAAGACTTATTCAAATTCGACTTTACTAATCAGGATGATGCTTGGAAGGTCCCCTTGCTGCTTAGAAAGTTGTATCCTAGTGAACTAGACAGTGTCAGCAAGCAGCTAAGTGTAACGTGAAAGTACTGCCGGTCCCATGGCCACAGCCTGAGTATCCCTGGTCCAGGATACATGTCGATTTCGCAGGCCCAACTAATGGAATCACCTATTTAGTCGTTGTTGACGCCTCTTCGAAATGGCCAGAAATCGTTCCCGTCATGCCACCAACGACAAGCCAAACAATGCAACTTTTGACAGAGATGTTCTCCCGCAACGGATTACCGGATATAATCGCATCCGACAATGGTTCGCAATTCACTTCAAGTCAATTTCAAGAATTTTGCAAACGCCTATCGATCAAGCATTTCCGCTCTCCACCTTACCACCCACAGTCAAATGGCCAGGCAGAAAGATTTGTGGATAGATTCAAGAGAGCTCTAATGAAGTCGAAAGGAGAGGGGACGCCAGTAGAAACACTGTagaatttcttgtttgtttaccgAACAACACCTAATGATGTGCTACTACAGCAGAAGTCCCCGGCAGAGATCCTGATGGGAAGGAAATTGAGGACGATCCATAATCTGGTGTGCCCAAGAACCAAACCACCACCATCTCAGACCAAATCTCAGAAGCTTCCAGCGTACGAGGTCTGATGCCCGGTGTTCGTTCGAGACTACAGAGCAAATCATGGTCCTTGGATCGAAGCACGTGTGGTTGGAAGACTAGACCAAGTTATGTACGAGGTAAAGGTGGGAAGAGACACGTGGACTAGACACCGAAACCAACTATGGAAGCGGATAGCCCCAGACCACCCATCAACAGGAGTAAATCTTCCCCTCGACACCTTGCTTGATACTTTCAACTTACCTGCAGCCCCACCACAAGGGGCTCAACAGCAAGCTGATCCCCATCCCAGAAGGTGGCCTCTCTGTCAGCGGCGAACTACAGTCAAGATGCAAGTCCACCCCAGAAAAGTACGCTATtaaaaggggaggagtgttgaGGACAGTATATCCCCAAAATTcacatttgtaattttatcatatcgattaagtgtttaaatatttgaatggaagccaattgatgaacttatcgattaaatgattaaatagcagtcaattggcgaacttatcgattaaatatttgaatgcctgtcgattgatgaactcaatgagtaatgtttaaaaacattttactaggacattatcgattatatatatattcgtatatatacgttttaaattgtgtttgtgggctcgctcgttttctagctgtttgcagaatatattttccataccaagcttggacttctccttctagatagcggggctgggacgcatcaatagctagattactggtctttggtcactgagtcttgttcTCATTCGCAGagtaagtgaactcgtgaagcttcaaacctaacaatTTGGCGACGGTAGTTTTGGAAAGATGAATCCTTCTAAACTTGAATTATTACTCCAGCAGCAGATGAAACTTATTCAAATGTTAGCAGATGCAAAGCTTACGTCTAATCCTCAACCAAGCAGTTCTAATCCTACTACTACTGCACCATCAGTTGATGGTATTGCTAACAGTATCTCCGAGTTTCATTACGATCCAGAATCCAATGTCACGTTTGATATGTAGTTTCGACGTTACGAAGACTTATTCAAATTCGACTTTACTAATCAGGATGATGCTTGGAAGGTCCCCTTGCTGCTTAGAAAGTTGTATCCTAGTGAACTAGACAGTGTCAGCAAGCAGCTAAGTGTAACGTGAAAGTACTGCCGGTCCCATGGCCACAGCCTGAGTATCCCTGGTCCAGGATACATGTCGATTTCGCAGGCCCAACTAATGGAATCACCTATTTAGTCGTTGTTGACGCCTTTTCGAAATGGCCAGAAATCGTTCCCGTCATGCCACCAACGACAAGCCAAACAATGCAACTTTTGACAGAGATGTTCTCCCGCAACGGATTACCGGATATAATCGCATCCGACAATGGTTCTCAATTCACTTCAAGTCAATTTCAAGAATTTTGCAAACGCCTATCGATCAAGCATTTCCGCTCTCCACCTTACCACCCACAGTCAAATGGCCAGGCAGAAAGATTTGTGGATAGATTCAAGAGAGCTCTAATGAAGTCGAAAGGAGAGGGGACGCCAGTAGAAACACTGTagaatttcttgtttgtttaccgAACAACACCTAATGATGTGCTACTACAGCAGAAGTCCCCGGCAGAGATCCTGATGGGAAGGAAATTGAGGACGATCCATAGTCTGGTGTGCCCAAGAACCAAACCACCACCATCTCAGACCAAATCTCAGAAGCTTCCAGCGTACGAGGTCTGATGCCCGGTGTTCGTTCGAGACTACAGAGCAAATCATGGTCCTTGGATCGAAGCACGTGTGGTTGGAAGACTAGACCAAGTTATGTACGAGGTAAAGGTGGGAAGAGACACGTGGACTAGACACCGAAACCAACTATGGAAGCGGATAGCCCCAGACCACCCATCAACAGGAGTAAATCTTCCCCTCGACACCTTGCTTGATACTTTCAACTTACCTGCAGCCCCACCACAAGGGGCTCAACAGCAAGCTGATCCCCATCCCAGAAGGTGGCCTCTCTGTCA
The genomic region above belongs to Schistosoma haematobium chromosome 2, whole genome shotgun sequence and contains:
- the WDR20_1 gene encoding WD repeat-containing protein 20 (EggNog:ENOG410V4YG~COG:S); its protein translation is MSHSFDAIEGRYQSFTSEPCVLEKQIQMNQFGVGNAAIRLSFLEYYCKNETPHFQTDTSIDGSIFCINVGNEIRIYTRDHAHSSNERRFCGGSPAHIRFRAPLTSHCFRRATDKVRDSQLLIGLANGEIKLIDPLKEDPNKVFNEGKSVDETPVTCVGWVPHSPHQFLVSHSSGCMYLYDETLAQLSAPTYNLFKQGIGFSVHTCKTKSTRNPLYRWSLGSPNTSKLDNTKPPSKTSDHVNGFVANKICETQTDSLSCDSSAISSLFDDNNVSINQFAFSPCGRFLAIITEDGYMRVMEYHEMELYGFMRSYFGGLLCVDWSPDSLFIVTGGQDDLVTIWSVLDRAVICRCQGHKSWVSMVRFDPYLCPTNNDISNDDSVSASSRSHSLTTNHEELDESSVIRNSPVTVCESNDLRTYRLGSVGHDTMLCLWDLTDDIIRQGVAFIRSAIKNSDNSFGNLTCDTTFPHITNSSVLNMTSSSVLSCNTSTTLPSPQSGNGSSTSSTVSSPHIHSTRPPVKLSDSRFLNKRKNVASPIPSSGPSSNGTNSSGSDKSKSIFPLRGFHWSNSNSSNRISTSVRFPRLGNSEKFNGSATNSLKACNLSRLSEVRWMLSIAEHNIFGSPLCPRISDVPILEPLVCTRILKDRVTDLVFRRDTIHIVDQQGLFLAWQRPVEVKENTSINQIPLCHSNDWDSSASTSNKVFQ